A genome region from Desulfurispora thermophila DSM 16022 includes the following:
- a CDS encoding AzlC family ABC transporter permease, translated as MSTEMIVERQFRPGGRQEFLSGVGESLPVLLGVLPFGLACGVMGRTVGLTAMETVAMSVFVFAGSAQFVSLTMLGAGITAPGIIILTTLLINLRHILMGASLAPYLLRLPLWWQALLAFGMADETYALTIGRIQRSGYHHLYQLGCNLAFYCTWVTSTAAGVYLGGYIPDPMALGLDFAMPAMFLALLVPRLQDRVGVVVCIVAAVTALLGALYLPGKWYILLAGVVASGVGGLLEGRRKAGAC; from the coding sequence ATGAGCACGGAGATGATTGTGGAGCGTCAGTTCCGGCCGGGCGGCCGGCAGGAATTCCTGAGCGGTGTGGGGGAGAGTCTGCCGGTGCTGCTGGGTGTGTTGCCCTTTGGCCTGGCCTGCGGGGTGATGGGGCGCACAGTGGGCCTTACGGCGATGGAAACAGTGGCCATGTCGGTGTTTGTTTTTGCCGGTTCGGCGCAGTTTGTTTCACTGACCATGCTGGGTGCCGGTATTACCGCACCGGGCATTATTATATTAACCACTCTGCTGATTAACCTGCGGCACATTTTAATGGGTGCTTCCCTGGCACCCTACCTGCTGCGGCTGCCCCTGTGGTGGCAGGCTCTGTTGGCCTTCGGGATGGCTGATGAAACCTATGCTTTAACCATCGGCCGCATCCAGAGAAGCGGCTATCACCACCTGTATCAGTTGGGCTGTAACCTGGCCTTTTACTGCACCTGGGTGACATCCACCGCGGCCGGGGTGTACCTGGGTGGCTATATACCGGATCCCATGGCTCTGGGGCTGGATTTTGCCATGCCGGCCATGTTTTTGGCCCTGCTGGTACCTCGCCTGCAGGACCGGGTTGGGGTAGTGGTCTGCATTGTGGCCGCCGTTACGGCCCTGCTGGGCGCCCTTTATCTGCCGGGCAAGTGGTACATTCTGCTGGCCGGAGTGGTGGCCAGCGGTGTGGGCGGTCTGCTGGAAGGGAGGCGGAAAGCCGGTGCGTGCTGA
- a CDS encoding AzlD domain-containing protein, translated as MRAEIILLIAGMTAVTFFTRFISFLVFRQTGVPASLEKWLGHVPTAILTALIVPSLLLPAGELDISLSNPYLLAGVVAAVTAFKTRNVLMTMGLGMAVMLTLRLVVL; from the coding sequence GTGCGTGCTGAAATTATTCTGCTCATTGCCGGGATGACTGCGGTCACTTTTTTTACCCGCTTCATCAGTTTTCTGGTTTTCCGGCAGACGGGGGTGCCGGCCAGCCTGGAGAAATGGCTGGGGCATGTTCCCACCGCCATCCTCACCGCGCTGATTGTGCCCTCCCTGCTCCTGCCGGCCGGTGAGCTGGACATAAGTTTATCCAATCCCTATCTGCTGGCCGGGGTGGTGGCGGCGGTAACGGCTTTTAAGACTCGCAATGTGCTCATGACCATGGGGTTGGGCATGGCGGTGATGCTCACTTTGCGCCTGGTGGTGCTTTGA
- the uppS gene encoding polyprenyl diphosphate synthase codes for MNRPKLKRIPRHIGVIPDGNRRWAVKNGLPKEAGYEKGLEPGLMLYEMCVELGIQELTFYGFTQDNTRRPSVQRQAFQKACVDAVNMLAHRDASLLVIGDYHSPLFPRELLPYTKRHTFGKDLIRINFLVNYGWKWDLSHAQKHFLSSANAPARGLLDSIASAEISRIDLIIRWGGRRRLSGFLPVQSIYADFYVVDELWPDFAPEHFYQALNWYETQDITLGG; via the coding sequence ATGAACAGGCCAAAGCTAAAAAGAATCCCCCGCCACATAGGGGTTATTCCCGACGGTAACAGAAGATGGGCAGTAAAAAACGGCCTGCCCAAAGAGGCAGGTTACGAAAAGGGGCTGGAACCGGGGCTGATGCTCTATGAAATGTGCGTAGAACTGGGCATACAGGAGCTGACTTTTTACGGTTTCACCCAGGACAACACCAGGCGCCCTTCCGTGCAGCGACAAGCTTTTCAGAAAGCCTGCGTCGATGCGGTAAACATGCTGGCCCACAGGGATGCTTCCTTGCTGGTGATTGGAGATTATCACTCCCCACTGTTTCCCCGGGAATTGCTCCCGTACACCAAAAGGCACACCTTTGGCAAAGATCTGATCCGGATAAATTTCCTGGTCAATTACGGCTGGAAGTGGGATTTAAGCCATGCCCAAAAACATTTTCTATCCAGCGCCAACGCCCCGGCCAGAGGCCTGCTGGATTCCATAGCTTCCGCCGAAATATCCCGCATCGACCTGATTATCCGCTGGGGTGGGAGGAGGCGGCTGAGCGGTTTTTTGCCCGTGCAGTCCATTTATGCCGATTTCTATGTGGTTGATGAACTGTGGCCCGATTTTGCACCGGAGCATTTTTACCAGGCGCTCAACTGGTATGAAACGCAGGATATCACCCTGGGAGGCTAG
- a CDS encoding CAP domain-containing protein, with translation MKMKKLLLRITAAASLLLLFSGLFASRALASQTVQDYYNTLLKYRRTPVYYNNQPSNPAPPNTNPSTPPDTSPSPPPVQETPGKQPAPQLPATPTGLTDSEARLFEMLNSARIDNGVRPVEIDMKLVEAARAKARDLVEKNYFSHTSPTYGSVSQLLKTFGIRYQRYGENLAKAGDVNKAHLLLLYSTSGHREIMLNPDFTKVGVAVVPKGNWVMVVELFIKP, from the coding sequence ATGAAAATGAAAAAATTATTATTGCGCATCACCGCCGCAGCGTCTCTACTGCTCCTCTTTTCAGGGCTATTTGCTTCCCGTGCGCTCGCCTCTCAAACCGTGCAAGATTATTACAATACGCTGCTGAAATACAGGCGTACACCGGTATACTATAACAATCAGCCAAGTAATCCTGCGCCGCCGAATACCAACCCTTCCACGCCGCCGGACACCAGCCCATCTCCGCCTCCGGTCCAGGAAACGCCGGGTAAACAACCGGCGCCGCAGCTTCCTGCAACACCCACCGGACTGACTGATTCCGAGGCTCGCCTGTTCGAAATGCTGAACAGCGCCCGCATCGACAACGGGGTGCGACCCGTGGAAATTGATATGAAGCTGGTGGAGGCAGCCCGGGCAAAAGCTCGCGATTTGGTGGAAAAAAACTATTTCAGCCATACTTCACCCACTTACGGCTCTGTCAGTCAACTATTAAAAACCTTCGGCATCAGGTATCAGAGATACGGTGAAAACCTGGCCAAGGCCGGGGATGTAAACAAGGCGCATTTATTGCTCTTATACAGCACCTCGGGCCACCGGGAAATCATGCTGAATCCGGACTTCACAAAAGTGGGAGTGGCCGTTGTGCCGAAGGGCAACTGGGTGATGGTGGTCGAGCTTTTCATAAAGCCTTAA
- the rmuC gene encoding DNA recombination protein RmuC, producing the protein MVLITNLILAESHTLLANRLGHGIARQWLKGLCWPIERVTIEDENRAREKAARAISDLGKELHERIGVLAGHFHDLRKHLEKSVESYNKAVGSLESRVLVSARRFKEPGATGAADIPALETVEKVPRRLTGHWPDQPAPPVE; encoded by the coding sequence ATGGTCTTAATCACAAATCTCATCCTGGCGGAAAGCCACACCCTGCTGGCAAATCGGCTGGGACACGGGATCGCCAGGCAATGGCTAAAGGGATTGTGCTGGCCCATTGAGCGCGTCACAATAGAAGATGAAAATAGAGCCCGGGAAAAGGCCGCCCGGGCCATCAGCGACCTGGGCAAGGAGCTGCACGAGCGCATCGGCGTTCTGGCCGGGCACTTTCACGACCTGCGCAAACACCTGGAGAAAAGCGTGGAGTCCTACAACAAAGCCGTGGGCTCGCTGGAAAGCCGGGTGCTGGTCAGCGCCCGCCGCTTCAAGGAGCCGGGGGCCACCGGCGCCGCCGACATCCCGGCGCTGGAGACGGTGGAAAAGGTGCCCCGCCGGCTCACGGGCCACTGGCCGGACCAGCCCGCCCCGCCGGTGGAGTAG
- a CDS encoding zinc dependent phospholipase C family protein — protein MLGRMIQRLVGSLAERDRVERVPAAGPGKMKGFATHLFINQQARLILRRDGWEREARLLDGFAAALDEGTVWADRWLKNNCHYYDPTCGAGLWLCDNAANKCQQFFFRALALWRGRQQHRAMRFLGAAVHLVQDLCVPHHATRQIFHGHAEYEKWVEQNYHSYAVEDKGIYYPARRPAVWVVSNATVSWAFYHLVCTFSPASYHAATSVLLPLAQRSTAGFLHSFCQYI, from the coding sequence ATGCTGGGGCGAATGATCCAGCGGTTGGTGGGCAGCCTGGCCGAGCGGGATAGGGTGGAGCGGGTACCGGCAGCGGGGCCGGGCAAGATGAAAGGATTTGCCACGCATCTGTTTATCAACCAGCAGGCCCGGCTTATTTTGCGCCGGGATGGTTGGGAGCGGGAGGCCCGGCTTTTGGACGGTTTTGCCGCGGCTCTGGATGAGGGCACGGTTTGGGCCGACCGCTGGCTGAAAAACAACTGTCATTACTATGATCCCACTTGCGGTGCGGGATTGTGGCTCTGTGACAATGCAGCCAACAAATGCCAGCAGTTTTTCTTCCGCGCCCTGGCCCTGTGGCGGGGACGGCAGCAGCACAGGGCCATGCGCTTTCTGGGTGCCGCCGTGCACCTGGTGCAGGACCTCTGCGTACCTCACCACGCCACCCGGCAGATTTTTCACGGTCATGCCGAGTATGAAAAATGGGTGGAGCAAAATTACCACAGTTATGCGGTGGAGGACAAGGGCATCTATTACCCCGCCCGCCGGCCGGCGGTCTGGGTGGTCAGTAACGCTACCGTATCCTGGGCCTTTTATCATTTGGTATGTACTTTCTCTCCGGCGTCTTACCATGCGGCCACCAGTGTACTGCTGCCCCTGGCCCAGCGCAGCACGGCGGGCTTTTTACACAGTTTTTGCCAGTATATTTAA
- a CDS encoding YbaK/EbsC family protein, with product MSIDQVRAHLKKWHRENDILEFDVSSATVELAARALGVEPARIAKTLAIKNGESALLVVAAGDARVDNKKFKAEFGFKPKMLTPEETLQLTGHAVGGVCPFGLKNNIPVYLDVSLRRFTTIFPACGSSNSAIELTCAELDEYSQNQKWVDVCRDWQ from the coding sequence ATGTCAATCGATCAAGTACGCGCCCACTTAAAAAAATGGCACCGGGAGAATGACATTTTAGAATTTGATGTATCCAGCGCTACAGTGGAATTGGCCGCCAGGGCTTTGGGCGTGGAGCCGGCCCGTATTGCCAAAACGCTGGCTATTAAAAACGGCGAGAGCGCCCTGCTGGTAGTTGCGGCAGGAGACGCCCGGGTGGACAATAAGAAATTCAAGGCCGAGTTCGGCTTTAAGCCCAAAATGCTCACGCCGGAAGAAACGCTGCAGCTTACGGGCCACGCCGTGGGCGGCGTTTGTCCCTTCGGATTGAAAAATAATATCCCGGTATACCTGGATGTGTCCTTGCGGAGGTTCACCACGATCTTTCCCGCCTGCGGCAGCAGCAATTCAGCCATCGAGCTGACCTGTGCCGAGCTGGATGAGTATTCCCAAAACCAGAAGTGGGTGGATGTTTGCCGGGATTGGCAGTAG